Genomic window (Rhododendron vialii isolate Sample 1 chromosome 4a, ASM3025357v1):
CAGTCCTAATTCATCTTACCTCACATGACCTATGTCGTTAACCTAATACCCTTCCCATTACTGGAAAGGTAGGTCACCCGTAAAACTCAATTACTACATATCCTACCATATAGTATTTTTTGTCAATATATAACTTAGGGTATTCGGGCCAGCTAACACGTATCTCGACAAATTTTGGGAGCAGCTTTCATCGACTAAGCTCCAAGGATCAATTGCACCATCGTGTAGCAGGGACCTCATTGAAGTTAGGAAAACCCCGTATGAATTAGCTCCAGAATAGTTGATAGCACTTTGGGAAGTTTCGAAACTTCTATCTGTGAGGGAGCAAAAGCTTAAATCTTCGCTTTGACCACCCGGCGTCATATTGTCCAACCATATACTATAAATCCACTTTATGTGGTTACCTCAACACAAACCTGAACTAAACGCCCTTCTAATTTCTTACAGTTTTAcattccaaaaaagaaacaaagaatggCTCCAAGTTTGACTACTATGGGTATTTTCATTGCCCTAGTAACCATGCTGTGGACAGGAGCCAGGGCTCAATCAAGTTGCACCACCGTGCTCCTCAGCATGGCGCCGTGCCTGAACTATGTCACCGGAGCTTCCTCAAGCCCGTCTCCTTCATGCTGCTCGCAACTAGCTAACGTGGTTCAGTCGCAACCGCAGTGCCTGTGCACTGCACTCAGTGGTGGTGGTTCATCACTTGGTATAAGTATTAACCAAACTCTGGCTCTTGAGTTGCCTAAGGCATGCAATGTGCAAACTCCACCAGTTAGTGAATGCAATGGTAAGAACTCAACTCACCAGTGTAGTCATATTTGATtgcaaattattattatttttttgctaactTACAATTTGTATCATTTTATAGTATTATTAACTCACAGAACTTGAACTTTCCAATTTAGTCCTTCGACTACCGGTATTTTCCAAATCTGGTTTGTTGGTAATGTCATCCAATTTTCCAACAACCAACCTTTTCCCACTCTGATTAATGCCACCAGTGACGAGCGCAGGAATTTAAAAAGAGGGTGTCAAATGCAAAATTATTTGAGTTCAGAAGGAGTACAATAAAAAAGACTCCAATTTTTGAAGGAACATGGAAGAAGGTTGTCCAAATTTTGCAGGATCCAAACAATAAATTTGATCATAACTACTAAAATATACAAAGAAAAGTTGAGATTACTCGGGTTGTCTGTCGCGGCCCCAACCTCACCCCTTTCTTTTGCCACCGATTGCTGTATGGCGTGCCATTCCATCTTAGAGAACATAACAACTGTCTAGCAACCACGTTAACTGGAACCGCATAGGTTAAGGAACAAATTGGGCGAATTTGACCAAAGTAACACTAGAGTAAGTCTTTAATTAGCTAGAGGTGTAGATAACTTATCCACAGAATTTATTTTATGATGTAGCTTGGTAAGTACTGTCTCACATTTTTTGGTTGTTGTAGCTGCCAATGGACCTCCAACATCGCCAGTCGGTTCACCGGAAGGTACGCCGGAAGAATCTGCAAATGTAGCTCCTGCTTCTCCAAGCAGTTCCTCAGTTTCAGCTCCACCAACTAGTTCCTCAGTTTCAGGTATATTTGGTTGTCTATTGAGTGTTCATAAATCAAGTTGTTATCCCATTATGTGCCTATAAAATGGAGAGAACAAAAAATTATGCAGTACTTCCACtgccttttttttggtaatctgGGAATCGATCCCACCAACCCCAATGCAACCATGGGTAGCATTGCCGCACCATCACCAGAGCCTCCTTCTTCCACAGTTATTTTGCATAAGCTTTCGCTTGTGTGGAGGGTACGTTGTCCAAACAACTTTGCTATCCATCATCCGTGGGACTCGAACTAAGCATCAGCAGAAAAGCAAGTAGCACCCAAGGCTGCAAGAAACAAGCAAGGGTTAAGCTCTTCGTATATCGTCTTCCAAAGCCAGCATGAGTCAATGTAGTgcagcaaaaaaagaaaagaaaagcaagggTCAAGCTCTCGCGCGGTGCTGTCTTCCAAAGCCATTATTCATAGAGATTCTATTCGCACGCTGACCTACCTGATTTTTCAAGGGCTCAATCTTTCTACCTCCATTCCTGTCAATCAAACTCTTTTTGCATCCGCATAGACCCATCCGTTGATCTTATTTCTTAATTAGTTCGCATGAAACAACCCTTCCCTTCTGTAGAGAATAGAAGTGAAAGCCCCAGTTGACAACcacgacaaaaaaaatgactgggtgAAGAGCACTATCACAATCTACCTTCAAACACCATGTAGACACCAGACTCCTAGTAAGTCCTAATGGTTTGAGTATTAGGAGTCTAGCGTCTGCAGGGCCATTGAAAATCGGTTGTAATAGTGCTTCATTCGGTGTATAGTGTCCTTGAAGTTAAGATGCCAGGTATGCAGAGAGGCCAAGGAAGAAAAAGACACCTGAGTGTGATCATGAGCTTGATCAACTAGAACAGAGAGGAAGTAGAGATTGCCTTTTCGAAAACCTTCTTGCGAATAGGTGCCCCATGATATGAGATCCTTCACCAGGACATCACAACACAAGTACCATGTCAGAGGATTTGGGCCCAACAGAAcaagctttttctttttatcaaagtCTAGAGCGCCACCCAAGGACGATATTTTTGTGCCCCAGGTTCGCCCATAAACTTGCACACGCCAATCATGCACACAGAACACAAGAaattttacgtggttccccaaactcgggtacatccacgggagGGAAGGAACTTCACTGTACTTGAGAATGCTTGTTGATCAGTTGTTTAAACATGGAAATCCGAACAAGTATGTATGCATTGTATGGCAACTACATTATCCTACTTGTTGATCAGTTGATTTTAAGCAATTCAAAGAGTAAACTCAAATATTTACCCTTCATGCATGTATGACTGCTGGAGCAGGATCTAAAGCAACTCCATCGAATGCCACAAGCTCGGATGGAAGTACCGTAGAGATGCCTCTTATGTTCATCGCCGTCCTCTTGTTCATGGCTTCATATGCTTTAATCTCAAGCAGCTTCTGAGTCTTCTTTCGGAGCTCTGGAGCTTCAATCAAATATCTATATATACAAGTCAATGTTCAGTGTTGTGTGTAATGTAATGTACTAATGTGTGTTTAATAGAGTGTTTCTTTACGTTCTTATTATATACACTGTTAGAGATAAAGGGCTAGTAGGCAGATCCAGCTCTTTTTGTGAAGTTTtgcagtgccgggtgggcacagttcacgtggtgccgagcatgatctcggccgtccaaacgtgttttggacggcccggatctgtttgggtaattttttagtgtaaaactaCCAAAACGCCTCCTCAAGCCCAAACACCTCtttctctccttctcttcttccaATCAGTCCTCTCTTTCAGAAATATAAAACTTCTCCTGTTTCTTTTACTTCATACTTTCCGTGAATCATTTTGAATGTCGAAAAATTGCACGGTTTGTGAGTTCGATTCGCAATACCGAAGAGAACTTGAAGGTCGTTGTATCTTGGGGAAAGAACACCATCCAACCCTATGCAAAAGGAGGTTACCCTTTCTTAATTAAGAGGAGGGCGTCATCACGTGCCTTGACCACCCCCACAGACTATTCTTATCTTTTCTCCTTTAATATTTATTTGCCTTACTCAGTTGATTATTATTCTTGTTTAGACATTTAATTTCTAACAGAAATTTTCCAACCACAATAATTTTCCCAACACATAAGAGTCTCGTTTAAATTAGAATCCGAGGGGACCGGATGCGATGGCGACATTGCAGAGCTTTTTTGTGAAGTGATTAGTCAAATGGTGCAAcctcgttaaaaatttaaaagatcGGATCATTTTTTCCATGAAATGATTAGCAAATCTCATGGTGCAACTTCTTTGACTATTAGGGGGagtttggtaacctttttacttttcaatattttatttttaaaaaactagaaGTAGAATCAGATTtatgtttttataaaaacaaaaataagaaacatgtttggtacTATAATTTCTGTAAAcattagaaattaaaaacaaCGTAAAATGCCAGTGTTCGAGTGAAGTGTTTTTGCGACTATATGTGATTGTAGAATTCCACCCCCCCTCCCCAATTCACTTCCATCATATACCCCtgcgagagagaggagagagagatggtcgTATAAGGACAGAGACGAACACGTGGTGTCAATggaaaatgagaattttttcaGCGTCGAGCGGATATATCTCACGTGATGTTTGCTCGGCAAACTAAGccatctaaaattattttggacgGTTCTGA
Coding sequences:
- the LOC131324272 gene encoding non-specific lipid transfer protein GPI-anchored 5-like gives rise to the protein MAPSLTTMGIFIALVTMLWTGARAQSSCTTVLLSMAPCLNYVTGASSSPSPSCCSQLANVVQSQPQCLCTALSGGGSSLGISINQTLALELPKACNVQTPPVSECNAANGPPTSPVGSPEGTPEESANVAPASPSSSSVSAPPTSSSVSGSKATPSNATSSDGSTVEMPLMFIAVLLFMASYALISSSF